GCTTCCAGTAGTGCGTTGGCCGAAGCCGTCCCAGTCGTCGCTTTGCGTGACGCCTGACTGACGTGTATTCACCGCGGCGATGACGTCGCCGCCGTTGTCGTCACGCTGCGCGTAGACGTCGATCCAGTCGGCGAAGATGCTGCCGGTGCTGTAGTACTTGGTGCCGTTGACAACCCATTGGTCGCCGTCGCGCGACACGCGTGTGATCACATCGCCTATCTTGACTGCGCCGACTTCGGTCCAGGCATTGCCGACGATTTCACCGTCCACGAAGCGTTGAAGCCATTTCTCCCTGGCAGCGCCGGGAGCGGCGTTGATCCTGTCCTCGACGAAAGCGAAGTGGCCACGCAATGCTTGCGGCAAGCTCGAGTCGGCCTCGGCCAGTTCGATCAGGAGTTGCACGAGCTGCGGTAGCGACGCGCCGGCGCCACCATACTCGACCGGCACTCGGACGGCGCCGAATCCGGCTTCCTTCAGCCAGATGATCTGCTCATAAGGCAGCGCTCGTGTGCGTTCGCGTTCGAGCGCGCCTTGCGCGATCCGCTCGAAGATCGGCCTGAACGTGGCGGCCAGTTGTTCGTAGTCGGCGCCGGATGAAAGCGGCGATTTTTCCAGTTCGATTTGTGATGTCATGCGCCTGCTCAAAGTCAAGGTGTGGAGTGGGGCGGAGCGATGGGGCTCTCGTCGTCGGAAGTAGACAGCACAAGGTGTGCCATCGTGCTTACCTTCTCTGGACCTCGACAAATGGGCATGGCAAGGATTCCTTTCTGCTGGGGCTGAAGCAGTGTGCTGATGAGGTGCTGGTCCGGGAGCAGTAGAAAGTTTTGCGGGCTATCGGCCGCTTACTCCAAACGCATGGACGCCAACATGACGGGGCGTTCGGATTACCCAAACACGGCTGGAGCCGACGAATTTCCTGTCTGCGGAATGTGACGGAGAACATAGCCTTTGCCGTATAGCACGCAGCAGTAACTGTGGCATGTAGGTTTCCATGTCGTGAGCGTGCATCGGACGCACCGCACAAATCGATATATTTTGCTCTGGCGACCGGACGACAAAGGATACGTGTTCCGTACATCGAGCGCCGGCCGCTTTCCTGAGATGCAGGTTCGCGTGCATCTCTGCGACTTCAATATCGGCTGCGCAAACATCGCTGTTCAGGTCGAGGCAGTCGGCCCGCTGACCTTCATGACTACGTTGCGGGATCAGTTGGACGGTGACGATGGCCGGCGCTCCTTGTTCGTCGGCCCAACTGGAAGGTCCTGCTGGGCAACTTCATCGCGACGCCCCGTATGAGCCGCACTCAGCTTGTAAGGGTGCGAAGGGCCATTCCGAGCATGAATGATGGTGTTGCATGGTGAGTTCGACGACTGGGGCTGGTACTTGACCGGGCGCACCAGAACTTGATGCAACGACGAACGCTATGCCGGGCTAATCGTGCGATTCGTGCGAAATCTGGCGGTGGCCGCACGCAGAGCCGCTCGCAGCAAGGCTTTGCGACGCACTGCTTTCGCGCAATCGACGCCCACAATTCGTCGATCGATAAGGATTTCCAGAAACAAACCGCCAGAAATGCACGAAAAGTACGTCGACCCCGGGAAGACGCACGCCTTCAGACGATTCGTCACCGTGGGTTTATTGTTTTATAATAGAAGCTATTGGAAACTCATAATCTGGCTTGCAATGACCGCAATAGCGACAACCCGGACCCTGACTGCGCAGGTACCCGTGGCGTTGGCCGAGGAGGTTGACGCCCTGGCCGAGCAGATCGAACGCCCGAAGCAATGGATCATCAAGAAAGCCTTGATCGCGTACCTGGCGCGTGAAAAGGAAAAGCGACGTCTGATCCAGGAGGGCTTGGACGACGTTGACGCAGGCCGTGTGGTTTCGATGGAGCAAGCCGAAGAGTGGGCGGATAGCCTCGGAACGCAAAACGAACGGCCCGTGCCGCGTGCATGACCGTGCCCGTTGAACTGACCAGCAAGGCCATGTCCGACCTCGCTCAAATCGCTGACCACGTCAAGCTTTACAACGACGTCACAGTGGCGCGAAAGGTAGTTAAGGCACTGTTGGCCGAAGCGAAGAAGCTGGGCGAGGACCACCACCACCGGCTCGGGGAAGAACTGGACGGATACGACGGCCCGCCGCCCCGCGAGGTTCACAAGTGGGTGTGCCTGGGCGGGC
Above is a genomic segment from Paraburkholderia aromaticivorans containing:
- a CDS encoding acyl-CoA dehydrogenase family protein — translated: MTSQIELEKSPLSSGADYEQLAATFRPIFERIAQGALERERTRALPYEQIIWLKEAGFGAVRVPVEYGGAGASLPQLVQLLIELAEADSSLPQALRGHFAFVEDRINAAPGAAREKWLQRFVDGEIVGNAWTEVGAVKIGDVITRVSRDGDQWVVNGTKYYSTGSIFADWIDVYAQRDDNGGDVIAAVNTRQSGVTQSDDWDGFGQRTTGSGTSVFENAIVDEENIIDFSTRFKYQTAFYQLVLIAVIAGTGRAALRDISHEVRKRTRVYSHGNAPRVSEDAQVQQVVGQIAARVYAAEAAAVRAAEPSQRAYETRFGTDRNAELAANVAAEIESAKAQVAVAGLILQATTDLFNALGASGTSENKLLDRHWRNARTAASHNPLIYKERIVGDWEINGNEPPFVWQIGNSTTAA
- a CDS encoding CopG family ribbon-helix-helix protein codes for the protein MRNLAVAARRAARSKALRRTAFAQSTPTIRRSIRISRNKPPEMHEKYVDPGKTHAFRRFVTVGLLFYNRSYWKLIIWLAMTAIATTRTLTAQVPVALAEEVDALAEQIERPKQWIIKKALIAYLAREKEKRRLIQEGLDDVDAGRVVSMEQAEEWADSLGTQNERPVPRA
- a CDS encoding type II toxin-antitoxin system RelE/ParE family toxin is translated as MTVPVELTSKAMSDLAQIADHVKLYNDVTVARKVVKALLAEAKKLGEDHHHRLGEELDGYDGPPPREVHKWVCLGGRYEIHLEIKPAYADPPSTIFVLRVWDTRQDR